In Hymenobacter sublimis, a single genomic region encodes these proteins:
- a CDS encoding sigma-70 family RNA polymerase sigma factor: MRQLKISKQITNRESQSLDKYLQEIGKVDLLTPDEEVTLAQRIKEGDQQALEKLTKANLRFVVSVAKQYQNQGLSLGDLINEGNLGLIKAAKRFDETRGFKFISYAVWWIRQSILQALAEQSRIVRLPLNRVGSLNKISKSFSELEQKFEREPSPEEIAEVLELTTSEVVDTLKISGRHVSVDAPFVQGEENRLLDVLENEDEESPDTGLMNDSLRKEVQRALSTLTKREADVITLYFGLNGEHSLTLEEIGEKFNLTRERVRQIKEKAIRRLRHTSRSKALKPYLG; this comes from the coding sequence ATGAGACAGCTAAAAATCAGCAAGCAGATCACCAACCGCGAAAGCCAGTCGCTGGATAAATACCTCCAGGAGATTGGCAAGGTGGATCTGCTGACCCCCGACGAGGAGGTGACGCTGGCGCAACGCATCAAAGAAGGTGATCAGCAAGCGCTGGAAAAACTCACCAAGGCTAACCTTCGCTTCGTGGTGTCGGTGGCCAAACAGTACCAGAACCAAGGCCTTTCGCTGGGTGATTTGATCAATGAGGGCAACCTTGGTCTGATCAAAGCCGCCAAGCGTTTTGATGAAACCCGCGGCTTTAAGTTCATCTCCTACGCCGTATGGTGGATTCGTCAATCCATTCTGCAAGCCCTGGCCGAACAGTCGCGCATTGTGCGTCTGCCCCTGAACCGGGTAGGCTCGCTGAATAAGATTTCCAAATCCTTCTCCGAGCTGGAGCAAAAATTCGAGCGGGAGCCCTCGCCCGAGGAAATTGCTGAAGTACTGGAGCTGACCACTTCGGAGGTAGTAGATACCCTGAAGATTTCGGGTCGCCACGTATCCGTGGATGCTCCCTTCGTGCAGGGTGAGGAAAACCGCCTCCTGGACGTACTCGAAAACGAAGACGAGGAGAGCCCCGACACGGGCCTGATGAACGACTCGCTTCGCAAAGAAGTGCAGCGTGCCCTGAGCACCCTGACCAAGCGCGAAGCTGACGTCATCACGCTGTATTTTGGCCTGAACGGGGAACACTCTCTTACGCTAGAGGAAATCGGCGAGAAATTTAACCTAACCCGTGAGCGGGTGCGCCAGATCAAGGAGAAAGCCATCCGCCGGTTGCGCCACACCTCGCGCTCCAAAGCCTTGAAACCCTACCTGGGGTAA
- the trxB gene encoding thioredoxin-disulfide reductase, giving the protein MATTSPEHIKCLIIGSGPAGYTAAIYAARANLKPVMYQGLQPGGQLTITNDVENFPGYPDGIMGPEMMEDLKKQAARFGTDIRYGIATAVDFSGHPHRVTIDENLELTADTVIIATGASAKWLGIPSEQRLNGSGVSACAVCDGFFYRGKDVAIVGAGDTAAEEATYLANLCSKVYMIVRKGEMRASKIMQKRVLDNPKIEVLWNTVTDEILGEHGVEGARLKNVVDGSTRDIAIEGFFVAIGHEPNSKIFQPYLHHDEQGYLKTLPGTAKTNVDGVFACGDVQDYTYRQAVTAAGSGCMAALDAERYLAALGDH; this is encoded by the coding sequence ATGGCGACTACCTCCCCAGAACACATCAAGTGTCTGATTATTGGCTCCGGCCCGGCTGGCTACACGGCCGCTATTTACGCTGCGCGCGCCAACCTCAAGCCCGTCATGTACCAGGGCCTGCAGCCCGGCGGGCAGCTCACGATTACCAACGACGTAGAGAACTTCCCCGGCTACCCCGACGGCATTATGGGGCCGGAAATGATGGAAGACCTCAAGAAACAGGCGGCCCGTTTCGGCACGGATATTCGTTATGGCATTGCTACTGCAGTTGACTTCTCGGGTCATCCGCACCGGGTTACTATTGATGAGAATCTGGAGTTGACAGCTGATACGGTCATTATTGCCACCGGTGCCTCGGCCAAGTGGCTCGGCATTCCATCGGAGCAGCGGCTGAACGGCTCGGGCGTGTCGGCCTGCGCCGTGTGCGACGGGTTTTTCTACCGCGGCAAGGACGTGGCCATTGTGGGCGCCGGCGATACGGCAGCCGAAGAAGCTACCTACCTGGCTAACCTGTGCAGCAAGGTGTACATGATTGTGCGGAAGGGCGAGATGCGGGCCTCGAAAATCATGCAGAAGCGCGTACTCGATAACCCCAAGATTGAAGTGCTCTGGAATACCGTAACCGACGAGATTTTGGGAGAGCACGGCGTGGAAGGTGCCCGCCTCAAGAACGTGGTAGACGGCAGCACCCGCGACATTGCCATTGAGGGCTTCTTCGTGGCCATCGGGCACGAGCCAAACTCCAAAATTTTTCAGCCCTACCTGCACCACGACGAGCAGGGCTACCTTAAAACCCTCCCTGGTACGGCCAAAACCAACGTAGATGGAGTTTTTGCCTGCGGCGACGTGCAGGATTACACCTACCGGCAGGCCGTGACGGCCGCCGGCTCCGGCTGCATGGCCGCCCTGGATGCGGAGCGTTACCTAGCCGCGCTGGGGGATCATTAA
- a CDS encoding peptidoglycan DD-metalloendopeptidase family protein, protein MLNFAKHWLLPLLLIGLFFGLPGQLLAQRRKVPEPKAKAGSAGKRKDFFRIKSPTIRYVRPDTTILIETEELPDEGSDAAKSIFFNPAKKLSIVSEDTTTLNEGEQQIVEVSEEVKIDSSWIKVAGYYAIWDTHNINPYRVDGRHIKDTLNLKLTEPERQRYAKMPLNRTPITSDFGFRGYRWHYGVDLDLETGDSVKAAFDGVVRIVKWDGSGYGNYILVRHYNGIETLYGHLQKSLVAPGTFVKAGQLIGWGGSTGRSSGSHLHFEVRYEGNPIDPERMYDFPDYRLIKDNFQITSALFAYYSKSLRYRGGSVPGASSGGSSSRSSAAKPTQARRIVTHKIRSGDTLSEIADKYGVSQAQIRRLNGGTAVLRVGRTLRIK, encoded by the coding sequence TTGCTGAATTTTGCGAAACACTGGCTGCTGCCGCTGCTACTGATCGGGCTGTTCTTTGGCTTGCCCGGCCAGCTGCTGGCCCAGCGCCGCAAAGTCCCCGAGCCGAAAGCAAAAGCTGGCTCGGCGGGCAAGCGGAAGGATTTCTTCCGGATTAAGTCGCCCACAATTCGCTACGTGCGGCCCGATACCACGATTCTGATTGAGACGGAGGAGCTACCGGATGAGGGTTCCGATGCGGCAAAGTCCATCTTCTTCAACCCGGCCAAAAAGCTCTCCATTGTGAGCGAGGATACGACCACGCTCAACGAAGGCGAGCAGCAGATCGTGGAAGTGTCAGAGGAAGTAAAAATTGATTCCTCCTGGATTAAAGTAGCGGGTTACTACGCCATTTGGGATACCCATAACATCAACCCCTACCGCGTAGACGGGCGCCATATCAAGGACACGCTCAACCTGAAGTTAACCGAGCCGGAGCGCCAGCGCTACGCCAAAATGCCCCTGAACCGGACGCCCATCACCTCAGACTTTGGCTTCCGGGGCTACCGCTGGCACTACGGCGTAGACTTGGACCTGGAAACCGGTGACTCCGTGAAAGCGGCTTTCGACGGGGTAGTACGCATTGTGAAGTGGGACGGCTCCGGCTACGGCAATTACATCTTGGTCCGGCACTACAACGGTATCGAGACGCTCTACGGGCACTTGCAGAAGTCGTTGGTGGCGCCCGGAACGTTCGTGAAAGCCGGCCAACTTATTGGCTGGGGTGGCAGCACGGGCCGCAGCAGCGGTTCTCACTTGCACTTTGAGGTGCGCTACGAGGGCAACCCCATCGACCCGGAGCGGATGTACGACTTCCCGGATTACCGCCTCATCAAAGACAATTTTCAGATTACTTCAGCCCTGTTTGCCTACTACAGCAAGTCATTGCGGTACCGGGGCGGGAGCGTGCCGGGTGCCAGCAGCGGCGGCAGCAGTAGCCGCAGCAGCGCCGCGAAACCCACCCAGGCCCGGCGCATTGTAACGCATAAAATCCGCAGCGGCGATACGCTGTCGGAAATTGCTGATAAGTACGGCGTATCGCAGGCCCAGATTCGTCGTCTGAATGGCGGCACGGCGGTACTGCGCGTAGGCCGAACACTCCGCATCAAGTAG